A single genomic interval of Gemmatimonadaceae bacterium harbors:
- a CDS encoding murein L,D-transpeptidase catalytic domain family protein: MLRAPYVPDSVATASIAAAARGTGLRLSVLRSALAGYSKAVAAGAVQRALLTVIDYSLPSHVRRLWVLDLEHGKVLAREFVAHGRGSGADSAYRFSNRPNSYASSLGTFVTENTYQGANGLSLRLDGLDAGLNDHALDRGIVMHGAWYVSQQMIAQYGRLGRSEGCPALSERAARKVIPMIADGSVLYAYYPTLAKGRGGGA; the protein is encoded by the coding sequence ATGTTGCGCGCTCCGTACGTTCCCGACTCGGTCGCCACGGCGTCCATCGCCGCCGCGGCGCGAGGCACGGGGCTTCGGCTTTCCGTCCTCCGCTCGGCGCTGGCCGGATACAGCAAGGCCGTGGCCGCGGGCGCCGTGCAGCGGGCGCTGCTCACGGTGATCGACTACTCGCTGCCCAGCCACGTCCGGCGGCTCTGGGTGCTGGACCTGGAGCACGGGAAGGTGCTGGCCCGCGAGTTCGTGGCCCACGGCCGCGGGAGCGGCGCCGACTCGGCATACCGTTTCTCAAATCGACCGAACAGCTACGCGTCCAGCCTGGGGACGTTCGTCACCGAGAACACGTACCAGGGCGCCAACGGCCTCTCGCTTCGCCTGGACGGGCTCGACGCGGGACTCAACGACCACGCGCTGGACCGCGGTATCGTGATGCACGGCGCGTGGTACGTAAGCCAGCAGATGATCGCGCAGTACGGCCGGCTGGGTCGCAGCGAGGGATGCCCCGCGCTGAGCGAGCGCGCCGCGCGCAAGGTGATCCCGATGATCGCCGACGGGTCGGTGCTGTACGCGTACTACCCGACGCTGGCCAAGGGGCGGGGCGGGGGCGCGTAG
- a CDS encoding glycosyltransferase family 39 protein: protein MLGLGVDESYEVVVSRLLSWGYLDHPPLSFWMARVVADLAHSENRVLLRLPFILTFAGTTWLMFKLGARLFGERAGMYAALLLNLAPVFSLSTGGWILPDGPLDFAMVATALLLVPILVENDEAHAWKWWLAAGVMTGVAMLSKYHSAFLLLGTVAFVVTRREARKWLARPHAYAAVLIAFAFFAPVVIWNAHHGWVSFRFQGARAEPTHGHHLQSLLQNLAGQAGYLLPWIWVPLVIALYRGLRTGPRDAGRWLLVCLGAGPVFVFTLVSLGGNPGLPHWPGPGYLLLLPLVGDAAARWEARGTPHRIRMQRWIAAAGVAFVGLTAIAASDVATGWAARARPQWFTRGDPSLEAYDWAGLRTALAARGLLADTNQVIAATRWIEGAKIGYAMGPDYPIVCLSDDPRSFFYLNPPASFIGRDALILVQVPPKGLTRDIVKEYAPYFASIVPAGMVPIERGGRVAFEVAAYRAWDMQKPYPVPLPP from the coding sequence GTGCTCGGGCTGGGCGTGGACGAATCATATGAAGTGGTGGTCTCCCGACTCCTGAGCTGGGGATACCTCGACCACCCGCCGCTCTCGTTCTGGATGGCCCGCGTCGTGGCCGACCTCGCCCACAGCGAGAACCGCGTCCTGCTCCGGCTGCCGTTCATCCTCACCTTTGCCGGCACCACGTGGCTGATGTTCAAGCTCGGCGCCCGCCTATTCGGCGAGCGCGCCGGGATGTACGCCGCGCTCCTGCTCAACCTCGCGCCGGTGTTCAGCCTCAGCACCGGCGGATGGATCCTTCCCGACGGCCCGCTCGACTTCGCGATGGTCGCTACCGCGCTCCTGCTCGTGCCGATCCTCGTCGAGAACGACGAGGCGCATGCCTGGAAGTGGTGGCTGGCCGCCGGCGTCATGACGGGCGTGGCGATGCTCTCCAAGTACCACTCGGCGTTCTTGCTGCTCGGCACGGTGGCGTTCGTGGTCACGCGGCGCGAGGCGCGGAAGTGGCTCGCACGCCCGCACGCGTATGCGGCGGTGCTGATCGCGTTCGCGTTCTTCGCGCCGGTGGTGATCTGGAACGCGCACCACGGCTGGGTGTCGTTCAGGTTCCAGGGCGCCCGCGCCGAGCCCACACACGGGCACCACCTGCAGTCGCTGCTGCAGAACCTTGCGGGGCAGGCGGGCTACCTGCTGCCGTGGATCTGGGTGCCGCTCGTGATCGCGCTCTATCGCGGATTGCGCACGGGGCCGCGCGACGCGGGCAGATGGCTGCTCGTGTGCCTGGGCGCTGGACCGGTGTTCGTGTTCACGCTCGTCTCGCTGGGCGGCAATCCCGGACTCCCGCACTGGCCGGGGCCCGGATACCTGCTGCTGTTGCCGCTGGTGGGCGACGCGGCGGCGCGGTGGGAAGCGCGCGGCACGCCGCATCGCATCCGGATGCAGCGGTGGATCGCGGCCGCGGGCGTGGCGTTCGTGGGGCTCACGGCGATCGCGGCGAGCGACGTCGCCACGGGCTGGGCGGCGCGCGCAAGGCCCCAATGGTTCACGCGCGGCGATCCGTCGCTCGAAGCGTACGACTGGGCGGGACTGCGCACGGCGCTTGCGGCGCGCGGACTGCTGGCCGACACGAACCAGGTGATCGCCGCCACGCGGTGGATCGAAGGCGCCAAGATCGGCTACGCGATGGGGCCCGACTACCCGATCGTCTGCCTGAGCGACGACCCGCGCAGCTTCTTCTACCTGAATCCACCGGCGAGCTTCATTGGCCGCGACGCGCTGATCCTGGTGCAGGTGCCGCCCAAGGGGCTCACGCGCGACATCGTGAAGGAGTACGCGCCCTACTTCGCGTCGATCGTGCCCGCGGGCATGGTGCCCATCGAGCGCGGGGGCCGAGTGGCGTTCGAGGTCGCGGCGTACCGGGCGTGGGACATGCAGAAGCCCTATCCGGTGCCGCTGCCTCCGTAG
- a CDS encoding GH116 family glycosyl hydrolase: MISDIVRSRAALVLGALCVAVPAASQQVKPPPRAPGAPPAIAKPVFDTTQTTIPFFPLGSSPLALTGDARRGMFISAVGRKAIAMGTEDGTLELWSWPIKWLHDFKLSFRVPKYTAPIPGAEVAERVEERPEGVTITYAYEQFTVKEHVFVPLDKPAIVILLEVDAIRPLDIIATFTPDIQYAWPAGLGGQYLIWEQNARAFLFSEGKRQINAFLGSPAVTMASDVPAHMLAAAPPELVLGVGSAADRYTAPKLGEPPGHNVNLHEAYIPIVLAGGEMSHDSALTMYRELIVPGAAEREWKRVVAHEDSIRNTMFSLHSPDAMLNEAVEYAKVNLDQAYVCNPDMGCGLVAGYGLSGAASDRPGFGWFFGGDAAINSFAMDGAGEALLVRQGALKFFAKYQRADGKITHELSQGAGHVDWFDYPYPYYHGDTTPFWVLAFGEYWRQTADTALVKELWPNLHKAYEWSRNTDTNGDGLMETPTAGAGALEVGDLQIGILSDVYMNGVWIASLDRFAQMARAMGQGALADSALAIRARALHTMESKFWLPRLGQYGFALLQDGSVNENLTAWAATAMGFSVFDQAHGAEMAAKLASSDIMTDWGARPLSATSPLFDPLHYNNGAVWPFVTGWVSLAEYNYHNPAAGWFALDAIAHTTFDQSLGHNPEVISGRLYKPLDTAVPQQFFATSMVLTPLIRGLLGITVDAPAHRVTLAPHLPPGWDSVGVDNVPVGADRLSLMIRRSAGEISVAARRSGDDHTPLQVVFSPALPLGAHVSGSGVAAEVTPGDVHATVSAMVAASATLRVAYSGGWSIVPPEMPAVIGERSHAPRVLSERLVPRVAGSPPASEQYEVALEGLAGQTYTFRIVAPSPGAARNLSVAVTAGAAARLGTWAGADGRTLLVTFPTDGANADGYTAATVTMRGQGRL, encoded by the coding sequence ATGATCTCCGACATCGTTCGCTCCCGCGCCGCCCTCGTCCTGGGCGCGCTGTGCGTCGCCGTTCCCGCCGCGTCGCAGCAGGTCAAGCCGCCACCCCGGGCGCCGGGTGCGCCGCCGGCAATCGCCAAGCCCGTCTTCGACACCACGCAGACGACGATTCCCTTCTTTCCGCTTGGCAGTTCGCCACTCGCGCTCACCGGCGACGCACGCCGTGGGATGTTCATCTCCGCCGTGGGCCGCAAGGCGATCGCCATGGGCACCGAGGACGGCACGCTGGAACTCTGGTCGTGGCCCATCAAGTGGCTGCACGACTTCAAGCTCTCGTTCCGCGTGCCCAAGTACACGGCGCCGATCCCCGGCGCCGAGGTCGCCGAGCGCGTGGAGGAGCGCCCCGAAGGCGTGACGATCACCTACGCGTACGAGCAGTTCACGGTCAAGGAGCACGTGTTCGTGCCGCTGGACAAGCCGGCGATCGTGATCCTGCTCGAGGTGGACGCGATAAGGCCGCTGGACATCATTGCGACGTTCACGCCGGACATCCAGTACGCGTGGCCGGCAGGGCTGGGCGGTCAGTACCTGATCTGGGAACAGAACGCGCGCGCTTTCCTCTTTTCCGAGGGCAAGCGGCAGATCAACGCGTTCCTGGGGTCGCCCGCGGTGACCATGGCGTCGGACGTGCCGGCGCACATGCTTGCCGCCGCGCCGCCCGAGCTCGTGCTGGGCGTGGGGAGCGCGGCCGACCGGTACACGGCGCCGAAGCTCGGCGAGCCGCCGGGGCACAACGTCAACCTGCACGAGGCGTACATCCCGATCGTGCTCGCCGGCGGCGAGATGTCGCACGACTCGGCGCTGACCATGTACCGCGAACTCATCGTGCCCGGAGCGGCCGAGCGTGAGTGGAAGCGGGTCGTGGCGCACGAGGACTCGATACGCAACACGATGTTCTCGCTCCACTCGCCCGACGCGATGTTGAACGAAGCCGTGGAGTACGCCAAGGTGAATCTCGACCAGGCGTACGTGTGCAATCCCGACATGGGGTGCGGGCTCGTGGCCGGGTACGGGTTGAGCGGCGCGGCCAGCGACCGGCCCGGGTTCGGCTGGTTCTTCGGGGGCGATGCGGCGATCAACTCGTTCGCCATGGACGGGGCGGGGGAGGCGCTGCTCGTGCGCCAGGGAGCGCTGAAATTCTTCGCCAAATACCAGCGCGCCGACGGGAAGATCACGCACGAACTGTCGCAGGGTGCGGGGCATGTGGACTGGTTCGACTATCCGTACCCGTATTACCACGGCGATACGACGCCCTTCTGGGTGCTGGCGTTCGGCGAATACTGGCGGCAGACCGCCGACACGGCGCTGGTCAAGGAGCTGTGGCCCAACCTCCACAAGGCCTACGAGTGGTCCAGGAACACCGACACCAACGGCGACGGGCTGATGGAAACGCCCACGGCGGGCGCCGGCGCGCTGGAGGTGGGCGACCTGCAGATCGGGATCCTGTCCGACGTCTACATGAACGGAGTGTGGATCGCGTCGCTTGACCGGTTCGCGCAGATGGCGCGGGCGATGGGGCAGGGGGCGCTGGCCGACAGCGCGCTGGCCATCCGCGCCAGGGCGCTGCACACGATGGAGTCCAAGTTCTGGCTGCCCAGGCTGGGGCAGTACGGGTTCGCGCTGCTGCAGGACGGGAGCGTGAACGAGAATCTCACCGCGTGGGCGGCCACCGCGATGGGATTCAGCGTGTTCGACCAGGCGCACGGCGCCGAAATGGCGGCCAAGCTCGCGTCGAGCGACATCATGACCGACTGGGGCGCTCGGCCGCTCTCGGCGACGAGCCCGCTGTTCGACCCATTACACTACAATAATGGCGCCGTCTGGCCGTTCGTGACGGGATGGGTGTCGCTGGCCGAGTACAACTATCACAACCCCGCGGCGGGGTGGTTCGCGCTGGATGCCATTGCGCACACCACCTTCGACCAGTCGCTGGGGCACAACCCCGAGGTGATCTCGGGGCGGCTGTACAAGCCGCTCGACACGGCGGTACCGCAGCAATTCTTCGCGACCTCGATGGTGCTCACGCCGCTCATTCGCGGGCTGCTGGGCATCACGGTGGATGCGCCGGCACATCGCGTGACGCTCGCGCCGCACCTTCCGCCGGGGTGGGACTCGGTGGGCGTGGACAACGTACCGGTGGGCGCCGACAGACTCTCACTCATGATTCGCCGTTCGGCGGGCGAGATTTCCGTGGCCGCTCGTCGCTCGGGTGACGATCACACGCCGCTACAGGTGGTCTTCTCACCGGCGCTGCCGCTGGGCGCGCACGTGTCCGGTTCCGGTGTGGCGGCCGAGGTCACGCCGGGCGACGTGCACGCCACGGTGAGCGCCATGGTCGCGGCGTCGGCCACGCTGCGCGTGGCGTACAGTGGGGGTTGGAGCATTGTGCCGCCGGAGATGCCGGCGGTGATCGGCGAGCGGTCGCACGCGCCGCGGGTGCTGAGCGAGCGGTTGGTGCCGCGTGTAGCGGGATCGCCGCCGGCGTCGGAGCAGTACGAAGTCGCGTTGGAGGGACTGGCCGGGCAGACCTATACGTTTCGCATTGTCGCGCCCAGCCCTGGCGCGGCGCGCAATCTGTCGGTCGCCGTCACTGCGGGCGCGGCGGCCAGGCTCGGTACGTGGGCCGGCGCTGACGGGCGAACGCTGCTGGTCACGTTCCCGACGGATGGCGCGAATGCCGACGGCTACACGGCCGCCACGGTGACGATGCGCGGTCAGGGACGCCTGTAG
- a CDS encoding CocE/NonD family hydrolase: protein MTRLRSLTHAACLALVCAATASAQQSDSAFIRAEYTKHEYRIAMRDGVQLFTIVYVPKDASPAHPYPMVMQRTCYSVAPYGPDQYPAHLGPDPFMMHDKYIFVYQDVRGRYMSEGTFVNVRPFIPDSIKARDHTKTDEASDTYDTIDWLLKNVPDNNGRVGQWGISYPGFYTTMGALSGHPALVAASPQAPVTNFYFEDFHHNGALTQAYFYTYPLFGIQHPAPTPDAWWQPSMVKDGLPDDYDFQLGLGPLSTTTNRYYKNNFFWQEIIQHPDYDAFWKARAVAPYLNGHMPAMLTVGGWFDAEDLYGPLTVYKTIQAHHPTNYNAIVEGPFRHGGWSRTGIVHTVHGDIYFGDSLETKFQRDVEAKFFHHFLKDDGKGPVGLPNALIFDTGDKVWRSFDSWPVKSAIHRELYFEPGGRLSFTAPPGGSAFDEYVSDPAQPVPSRCRIPTIQGLTMYQYMSDDQRCFDDRRDVVTYETDSLPQDVTLGGEMTARLFVSTSGTDADYVVKLIDVYPMGEADSPYRPDTTVHYAGYQQLVRGEIMRGRYRDGFDRPAPFVPGRVTQVQFRLQDVLHTFKTGHRIMIQVQSSWFPAFDRNPQHYVPNIYDAKATDFVKATERIFHEPGHASGLEVEVLPGGR from the coding sequence ATGACGAGACTCCGCTCCCTCACCCACGCCGCATGCCTGGCCCTCGTGTGCGCCGCCACGGCCTCCGCCCAGCAGTCCGATTCGGCGTTCATCCGCGCCGAGTACACCAAGCACGAGTATCGCATCGCGATGCGCGACGGCGTCCAGCTGTTCACCATCGTGTATGTCCCCAAAGATGCGTCGCCGGCGCACCCCTACCCGATGGTGATGCAGCGGACCTGCTATTCGGTGGCGCCGTATGGTCCCGACCAGTATCCGGCGCACCTCGGCCCCGACCCGTTCATGATGCACGACAAGTACATCTTCGTGTATCAGGACGTCCGGGGCCGATACATGTCCGAGGGCACGTTCGTCAACGTGCGCCCGTTCATTCCCGATTCCATCAAGGCCCGGGACCATACGAAGACCGACGAAGCGTCCGATACCTACGACACCATCGACTGGCTGCTCAAGAACGTCCCCGACAACAATGGGCGCGTGGGCCAGTGGGGCATCTCGTATCCCGGCTTCTACACGACCATGGGGGCGCTGTCGGGGCATCCGGCGCTCGTCGCCGCGTCGCCGCAGGCACCGGTCACCAACTTCTACTTCGAAGACTTCCACCACAACGGCGCGCTCACGCAGGCCTACTTCTATACGTATCCGCTGTTCGGCATCCAGCATCCGGCGCCGACCCCCGATGCCTGGTGGCAGCCGAGCATGGTGAAGGACGGCCTGCCCGACGATTACGACTTCCAACTCGGGCTCGGCCCGCTCTCGACGACGACGAACCGCTACTACAAGAACAACTTCTTCTGGCAGGAGATCATCCAGCACCCCGACTACGACGCGTTCTGGAAGGCGCGCGCCGTGGCTCCGTATCTCAACGGGCACATGCCCGCGATGCTCACCGTGGGCGGCTGGTTCGACGCCGAGGATCTGTACGGACCGCTCACCGTCTACAAGACCATCCAGGCGCACCACCCGACCAACTACAACGCCATCGTCGAGGGACCGTTCCGCCACGGCGGATGGTCGCGGACGGGGATCGTGCACACCGTGCACGGCGACATCTACTTCGGCGACTCGCTGGAGACGAAGTTCCAACGCGACGTCGAGGCCAAGTTCTTCCATCACTTCCTGAAGGATGACGGCAAGGGCCCCGTGGGGCTGCCGAACGCGCTCATCTTCGACACGGGCGACAAGGTCTGGCGCTCGTTCGATTCGTGGCCGGTCAAGTCGGCGATCCACCGCGAGCTCTATTTCGAGCCCGGCGGCCGGCTGTCGTTCACCGCGCCGCCCGGGGGGAGTGCGTTCGATGAATACGTGAGCGACCCCGCCCAGCCCGTGCCGAGTCGGTGCCGCATTCCCACCATCCAGGGTCTGACGATGTACCAGTACATGAGCGACGATCAGCGGTGCTTCGACGACCGCCGCGACGTCGTCACGTACGAGACCGACAGCCTCCCGCAGGACGTGACTCTGGGGGGCGAGATGACGGCGCGGCTGTTCGTGAGCACCAGCGGCACCGACGCCGACTATGTCGTGAAGCTGATCGACGTGTATCCGATGGGCGAGGCCGACAGTCCGTACCGGCCCGACACCACCGTGCACTACGCCGGTTATCAGCAGCTCGTGCGGGGCGAGATCATGCGCGGCCGCTATCGCGACGGGTTCGACCGGCCGGCGCCGTTCGTGCCAGGCCGCGTGACCCAGGTGCAATTCCGGCTGCAGGACGTCCTGCACACGTTCAAGACGGGACACCGCATCATGATCCAGGTGCAGAGCTCGTGGTTCCCGGCGTTCGACCGGAACCCGCAGCATTACGTGCCCAACATCTACGACGCCAAGGCGACCGACTTCGTGAAGGCCACGGAGCGGATCTTCCACGAGCCGGGACACGCCAGCGGGCTCGAAGTGGAGGTGCTGCCGGGTGGGCGGTAG
- a CDS encoding zinc-dependent metalloprotease — protein sequence MSNRIACLLAAACVAGCAGSSTPAATPPAPAPAPAAAPESSMVPQAGGPGRAGGRGAGRGGAEATTVPQPYRRVIPASAETKRGLFITHRVGDKLYFEIPTHELGKDLLVVGRFDRAPAPAPQGRGGAAGGGFGDYGGDEFMERTLRWDRVGDHIVLRSPSFNITADSTKAVWQSVESSNYPPIIMMFPIESFGPDSAPVIDVTRLFTTNVPEIAAIRGNIDATRSYVESVEAFPENIEIQAAQTGTEAANGRGGAPAGGRGGAQMAQSVLAHWSMIKLPDHPMPVRYADQRMGFFTVRTVDFGTDQQVAVPKQFITRWRLECSDRMDGNLCYPKQPIVYYVDPGTPDKWKPWIEKAIESWEPAFEAAGFKDAIIAKEAPTNDPSWSMEDIRHTVIRWLPSTIENSVGPHVSDPRTGEILNGSPRIFHNLIELMQYWYFSQAAQLDPRARTIPMPDSLMGRLLEFGVAHEIGHTIGLQHDQIGSSEYPPDSVRSPTWVEKMGSSPSIMDYSRFNYVAQPGDHIPLWTLVPRIGPWDKYTIGWGYRPIPGAKTPDEEKPTLEKWIAVQDTVPWLRFSVNNEFGQYGTMSEAVADANSVWATGLGFKNIARVMGYVASAGTRPMEDNSLLEALYDRTVGQWATEATHPTTVIGAGPVWYKSGSQPGPVYTVNSRAKQQAAVKFLNDSVFRTPTYLINTQIQARIEPTGMVTRIGNAQNRVLTSLLNDQRMDRLLEIEATHPADAYPLPGFLADVRHGIWSELAEAHPTIDIYRRTLQNDYLTLIDHKLNPAAEAAPAGGRGGGGGAQPLSDEAKAQLRGDLSALQAEIRSAVGKTTDVETLRHLQAANHRIDEILNPKK from the coding sequence ATGTCCAATCGCATCGCCTGCCTCCTCGCGGCCGCGTGCGTGGCGGGATGCGCCGGATCCTCGACGCCCGCCGCAACGCCGCCCGCTCCGGCGCCGGCTCCCGCCGCCGCCCCCGAATCCTCCATGGTCCCGCAGGCGGGCGGCCCGGGACGGGCCGGCGGCCGCGGCGCCGGCCGCGGTGGCGCCGAGGCGACCACCGTACCGCAGCCTTATCGCCGCGTCATTCCGGCCAGCGCCGAGACCAAGCGCGGGCTGTTCATCACGCACCGCGTGGGTGACAAGCTCTATTTCGAGATCCCGACGCACGAGCTGGGCAAGGACCTGCTCGTCGTGGGCCGGTTCGATCGCGCCCCGGCGCCCGCCCCGCAGGGACGGGGCGGCGCGGCGGGCGGCGGGTTCGGCGACTACGGCGGCGACGAGTTCATGGAGCGCACGCTCCGCTGGGACCGCGTGGGCGACCATATCGTGCTGCGCTCGCCCTCGTTCAACATCACGGCCGACAGCACGAAGGCGGTGTGGCAGTCGGTGGAGTCGTCGAACTATCCGCCGATCATCATGATGTTCCCGATCGAGTCGTTCGGCCCCGACAGCGCGCCGGTGATCGACGTGACGCGGCTGTTCACCACGAACGTGCCCGAGATCGCGGCCATCCGCGGCAACATCGACGCCACGCGGTCGTACGTCGAGAGCGTCGAGGCGTTCCCGGAGAACATCGAGATCCAGGCGGCGCAGACGGGCACTGAGGCGGCCAACGGCCGCGGCGGCGCGCCGGCGGGCGGACGGGGCGGCGCGCAGATGGCGCAGAGCGTGCTCGCGCACTGGAGCATGATCAAGCTTCCCGACCATCCGATGCCGGTGCGCTACGCCGACCAGCGCATGGGCTTCTTCACCGTGCGCACCGTGGACTTCGGCACCGACCAGCAGGTGGCCGTGCCCAAGCAGTTCATCACGCGGTGGCGCCTCGAGTGCTCCGACCGCATGGACGGCAACCTGTGCTATCCCAAGCAGCCCATCGTGTACTACGTGGATCCCGGCACCCCCGACAAGTGGAAGCCGTGGATCGAGAAGGCCATCGAGAGCTGGGAGCCCGCATTCGAGGCCGCCGGATTCAAAGACGCGATCATCGCCAAGGAAGCGCCCACCAACGATCCGAGTTGGTCCATGGAGGACATCCGCCACACGGTCATCCGGTGGCTCCCCTCCACGATCGAGAACTCCGTGGGACCGCACGTGAGCGACCCGCGCACGGGCGAGATCCTCAACGGCTCGCCGCGCATCTTCCACAACCTGATCGAGCTCATGCAGTACTGGTACTTCTCGCAGGCCGCGCAACTCGATCCGCGCGCCCGCACGATCCCCATGCCCGACTCGCTGATGGGCCGGCTGCTCGAATTCGGCGTCGCCCACGAAATCGGCCACACCATCGGCCTGCAGCACGACCAGATCGGTAGCTCCGAATATCCGCCCGACAGCGTCCGCAGCCCGACCTGGGTGGAAAAGATGGGCTCGAGCCCGAGCATCATGGACTACTCGCGGTTCAACTACGTGGCGCAGCCCGGCGATCACATCCCGCTCTGGACGCTCGTGCCGCGCATCGGCCCGTGGGACAAGTACACCATTGGCTGGGGCTACCGCCCGATCCCCGGCGCCAAGACGCCCGATGAGGAGAAGCCCACGCTCGAGAAATGGATCGCGGTGCAGGACACCGTGCCCTGGCTCCGCTTCTCGGTCAACAACGAGTTCGGGCAGTACGGCACGATGAGCGAGGCCGTAGCCGATGCCAATTCGGTGTGGGCCACCGGGCTCGGCTTCAAGAACATCGCCCGCGTGATGGGCTACGTGGCCAGCGCCGGCACGCGCCCCATGGAGGACAACAGCCTGCTCGAAGCGCTGTATGACCGCACCGTGGGCCAGTGGGCCACCGAGGCCACGCACCCCACCACGGTCATCGGCGCCGGCCCCGTGTGGTACAAGTCGGGCAGCCAGCCCGGACCGGTGTACACCGTGAACTCCCGCGCCAAGCAGCAGGCCGCGGTGAAGTTCCTGAACGACAGCGTCTTCCGGACGCCGACGTACCTGATCAACACGCAGATCCAGGCGCGCATCGAGCCCACGGGCATGGTCACGCGCATCGGCAACGCGCAGAACCGCGTGCTCACGTCGCTGCTCAATGACCAGCGCATGGATCGCCTGCTCGAGATCGAGGCCACGCACCCCGCCGACGCCTACCCGCTGCCCGGCTTCCTGGCCGACGTCCGCCACGGGATCTGGAGCGAACTCGCCGAAGCCCATCCGACAATTGATATATACCGGCGGACGCTGCAGAACGACTACCTGACCCTCATCGACCATAAGTTGAACCCGGCCGCGGAGGCGGCGCCGGCGGGCGGGCGCGGGGGCGGCGGCGGCGCACAGCCGCTGTCGGACGAGGCCAAGGCGCAGCTGCGCGGCGACCTCTCGGCGCTGCAGGCCGAGATCCGAAGCGCAGTGGGTAAGACGACCGACGTCGAGACCCTGCGCCATCTCCAAGCCGCCAATCACCGGATCGACGAGATCCTGAATCCTAAGAAGTAG